One genomic segment of Ipomoea triloba cultivar NCNSP0323 chromosome 9, ASM357664v1 includes these proteins:
- the LOC116029840 gene encoding uncharacterized protein LOC116029840, whose amino-acid sequence MLYFGNNLVAKQKDFRTMASGYISTNIVQIWCQIMSVLDMRRSIDQPKRVFFSEVVFMTLEKATNLQKSKSVASRAIFNNLCRALDHQLESISLDISDASLVFFSILRHQHFYLMCFNFMTSRLQVIDNRPTPERIKAKNKYEECPEKLLVAFTKYLTLKKNPLAKKMKSMKVEYMKMPWQNEENAVDFHEAYADLYRHVNSRLYTFLTSLRAKYAATILMSPMNTLLPKVTKATKEIYKQSK is encoded by the exons ATGCTTTATTTTGGAAACAATTTGGTGGCTAAGCAGAAAGATTTCAGGACAATGGCATCAGGTTACATATCTACAAACATTGTACAAATTTGGTGCCAAATAATGAGTGTGCTAGACATGAGAAGATCAATCGACCAACCGAAAAGGGTTTTCTTCTCTGAAGTTGTTTTT ATGACATTAGAAAAAGCAACAAATTTGCAGAAGAGTAAAAGTGTTGCCTCAAGGGccattttcaataatttatgcCGAGCTCTTGATCACCAACTGGAATCAATTTCTCTTGATATAAGTGATGCCAGCctt GTCTTCTTCAGTATCCTCCGACACCAACATTTCTACTTGATGTGCTTTAATTTCATGACATCAAGACTTCAAGTAATTGACAACAGGCCTACTCCTGAAAGAATTAAAGCTAAAAACAAGTATGAGGAATGTCCAGAGAAACTA TTGGTTGCCTTCACTAAGTACCTCACCCTAAAGAAGAATCCACttgcaaagaagatgaaatctATGAAAGTGGAATACATGAAGATGCCTtggcaaaatgaagaaaatgcaGTAGATTTCCATGAGGCATATGCAGACTTATACAGGCACGTCAATAGCAGactt TATACATTCCTCACATCACTAAGAGCTAAATATGCAGCGACCATACTCATGTCACCAATGAATACCTTGCTACCAAAAGTAACCAAGGCAACCAAGGAAATCTACAAACAATCAAAATGA